Genomic segment of Parus major isolate Abel unplaced genomic scaffold, Parus_major1.1 Scaffold554, whole genome shotgun sequence:
NNNNNNNNNNNNNNNNNNNNNNNNNNNNNNNNNNNNNNNNNNNNNNNNNNNNNNNNNNNNNNNNNNNNNNNNNNNNNNNNNNNNNNNNNNNNNNNNNNNNNNNNNNNNNNNNNNNNNNNNNNNNNNNNNNNNNNNNNNNNNNNNNNNNNNNNNNNNNNNNNNNNNNNNNNNNNNNNNNNNNNNNNNNNNNNNNNNNNNNNNNNNNNNNNNNNNNNNNNNNNNNNNNNNNNNNNNNNNNNNNNNNNNNNNNNNNNNNNNNNNNNNNNNNNNNNNNNNNNNNNNNNNNNNNNNNNNNNNNNNNNNNNNNNNNNNNNNNNNNNNNNNNNNNNNNNNNNNNNNNNNNNNNNNNNNNNNNNNNNNNNNNNNNNNNNNNNNNNNNNNNNNNNNNNNNNNNNNNNNNNNNNNNNNNNNNNNNNNNNNNNNNNNNNNNNNNNNNNNNNNNNNNNNNNNNNNNNNNNNNNNNNNNNNNNNNNNNNNNNNNNNNNNNNNNNNNNNNNNNNNNNNNNNNNNNNNNNNNNNNNNNNNNNNNNNNNNNNNNNNNNNNNNNNNNNNNNNNNNNNNNNNNNNNNNNNNNNNNNNNNNNNNNNNNNNNNNNNNNNNNNNNNNNNNNNNNNNNNNNNNNNNNNNNNNNNNNNNNNNNNNNNNNNNNNNNNNNNNNNNNNNNNNNNNNNNNNNNNNNNNNNNNNNNNNNNNNNNNNNNNNNNNNNNNNNNNNNNNNNNNNNNNNNNNNNNNNNNNNNNNNNNNNNNNNNNNNNNNNNNNNNNNNNNNNNNNNNNNNNNNNNNNNNNNNNNNNNNNNNNNNNNNNNNNNNNNNNNNNNNNNNNNNNNNNNNNNNNNNNNNNNNNNNNNNNNNNNNNNNNNNNNNNNNNNNNNNNNNNNNNNNNNNNNNNNNNNNNNNNNNNNNNNNNNNNNNNNNNNNNNNNNNNNNNNNNNNNNNCCCCATTTTCCCCCCATTCCCCCATtgccccatcccctcccaggTCTGGTACATGGACGGTTACTACAAAGGCCGCCGCGTGCTGGAATTCCGCTCCCTCTCCGACTTCATCTCCGGCCAAAacttcctgcagcacctcctccctcagccctgggcCGGCACCGGCCACGTCGTCTTCAACGGCTCCTTGTACTACAACAAATTCCAGAGCAACCTCGTTATCCGTTACCACTTCCGATCCCGGAGCGTCCTGGTCCAGCGGAGCCTCCACGGCGCCGGCTTCAACAACACCTTCCCGTATTCCTGGGGGGGATTCTCCGACATGGATTTCATGGTGGATGAGAACGGACTGTGGGTGGTTTACACCACCAACCAGAACGCCGGCAACATCGTCCTGAGCCGCCTGGACCCGCATTCCCTGGAGGTTTTACGGACTTGGGACACGGCGTATCCCAAACGGAGCGCGGGGGAATCCTTCATGATCTGCGGGATCCTCTACGTCACCAACTCCCACCTGGCGGGAGCCAAGATTTATTTCGCTTATCACACGAACACTTCCAGCTACGAGTACACCGATATCCCGTTCCATAATCAATATTCCCACATTTCCATGCTGGACTACAACCCTCGGGAAAGGGTTCTGTACACCTGGAATAACGGCCACCAGGTCATCTACAACGTCACGCTCTTCCACGTCATCAACACCGCCGGGGAGCTCTGAATTCCCTCATTGCCCACTTTtcatttcctgcctttcttgCCCCATTTTACCCCCTTTtatccccatttttttcccattttttcccctttaattcccattttttccccattttttcccatttttccctcttttttcccattttcttccccaagtttttcccttttttttttcctatttttcccccatttttttttcccatttccccctttttctctcctttttctcattcccccactattttttcccccttttgtcccatttatttcccttttttcccttttattcctcccattttattcccattttttccccattttattcccattttttccccattttttcccNNNNNNNNNNNNNNNNNNNNNNNNNNNNNNNNNNNNNNNNNNNNNNNNNNNNNNNNNNNNNNNNNNNNNNNNNNNNNNNNNNNNNNNNNNNNNNNNNNNNNNNNNNNNNNNNNNNNNNNNNNNNNNNNNNNNNNNNNNNNNNNNNNNNNNNNNNNNNNNNNNNNNNNNNNNNNNNNNNNNNNNNNNNNNNNNNNNNNNNNNNNNNNNNNNNNNNNNNNNNNNNNNNNNNNNNNNNNNNNNNNNNNNNNNNNNNNNNNNNNNNNNNNNNNNNNNNNNNNNNNNNNNNNNNNNNNNNNNNNNNNNNNNNNNNNNNNNNNNNNNNNNNNNNNNNNNNNNNNNNNNNNNNNNNNNNNNNNNNNNNNNNNNNNNNNNNNNNNNNNNNNNNNNNNNNNNNNNNNNNNNNNNNNNNNNNNNNNNNNNNNNNNNNNNNNNNNNNNNNNNNNNNNNNNNNNNNNNNNNNNNNNNNNNNNNNNNNNNNNNNNNNNNNNNNNNNNNNNNNNNNNNNNNNNNNNNNNNNNNNNNNNNNNNNNNNNNNNNNNNNNNNNNNNNNNNNNNNNNNNNNNNNNNNNNNNNNNNNNNNNNNNNNNNNNNNNNNNNNNNNNNNNNNNNNNNNNNNNNNNNNNNNNNNNNNNNNNNNNNNNNNNNNNNNNNNNNNNNNNNNNNNNNNNNNNNNNNNNNNNNNNNNNNNNNNNNNNNNNNNNNNNNNNNNNNNNNNNNNNNNNNNNNNNNNNNNNNNNNNNNNNNNNNNNNNNNNNNNNNNNNNNNNNNNNNNNNNNNNNNNNNNNNNNNNNNNNNNNNNNNNNNNNNNNNNNNNNNNNNNNNNNNNNNNNNNNNNNNNNNNNNNNNNNNNNNNNNNNNNNNNNNNNNNNNNNNNNNNNNNNNNNNNNNNNNNNNNNNNNNNNNNNNNNNNNNNNNNNNNNNNNNNNNNNNNNNNNNNNNNNNNNNNNNNNNNNNNNNNNNNNNNNNNNNNNNNNNNNNNNNNNNNNNNNNNNNNNNNNNNNNNNNNNNNNNNNNNNNNNNNNNNNNNNNNNNNNNNNNNNNNNNNNNNNNNNNNNNNNNNNNNNNNNNNNNNNNNNNNNNNNNNNNNNNNNNNNNNNNNNNNNNNNNNNNNNNNNNNNNNNNNNNNNNNNNNNNNNNNNNNNNNNNNNNNNNNNNNNNNNNNNNNNNNNNNNNNNNNNNNNNNNNNNNNNNNNNNNNNNNNNNNNNNNNNNNNNNNNNNNNNNNNNNNNNNNNNNNNNNNNNNNNNNNNNNNNNNNNNNNNNNNNNNNNNNNNNNNNNNNNNNNNNNNNNNNNNNNNNNNNNNNNNNNNNNNNNNNNNNNNNNNNNNNNNNNNNNNNNNNNNNNNNNNNNNNNNNNNNNNNNNNNNNNNNNNNNNNNNNNNNNNNNNNNNNNNNNNNNNNNNNNNNNNNNNNNNNNNNNNNNNNNNNNNNNNNNNNNNNNNNNNNNNNNNNNNNNNNNNNNNNNNNNNNNNNNNNNNNNNNNNNNNNNNNNNNNNNNNNNNNNNNNNNNNNNNNNNNNNNNNNNNNNNNNNNNNNNNNNNNNNNNNNNNNNNNNNNNNNNNNNNNNNNNNNNNNNNNNNNNNNNNNNNNNNNNNNNNNNNNNNNNNNNNNNNNNNNNNNNNNNNNNNNNNNNNNNNNNNNNNNNNNNNNNNNNNNNNNNNNNNNNNNNNNNNNNNNNNNNNNNNNNNNNNNNNNNNNNNNNNNNNNNNNNNNNNNNNNNNNNNNNNNNNNNNNNNNNNNNNNNNNNNNNNNNNNNNNNNNNNNNNNNNNNNNNNNNNNNNNNNNNNNNNNNNNNNNNNNNNNNNNNNNNNNNNNNNNNNNNNNNNNNNNNNNNNNNNNNNNNNNNNNNNNNNNNNNNNNNNNNNNNNNNNNNNNNNNNNNNNNNNNNNNNNNNNNNNNNNNNNNNNNNNNNNNNNNNNNNNNNNNNNNNNNNNNNNNNNNNNNNNNNNNNNNNNNNNNNNNNNNNNNNNNNNNNNNNNNNNNNNNNNNNNNNNNNNNNNNNNNNNNNNNNNNNNNNNNNNNNNNNNNNNNNNNNNNNNNNNNNNNNNNNNNNNNNNNNNNNNNNNNNNNNNNNNNNNNNNNNNNNNNNNNNNNNNNNNNNNNNNNNNNNNNNNNNNNNNNNNNNNNNNNNNNNNNNNNNNNNNNNNNNNNNNNNNNNNNNNNNNNNNNNNNNNNNNNNNNNNNNNNNNNNNNNNNNNNNNNNNNNNNNNNNNNNNNNNNNNNNNNNNNNNNNNNNNNNNNNNNNNNNNNNNNNNNNNNNNNNNNNNNNNNNNNNNNNNNNNNNNNNNNNNNNNNNNNNNNNNNNNNNNNNNNNNNNNNNNNNNNNNNNNNNNNNNNNNNNNNNNNNNNNNNNNNNNNNNNNNNNNNNNNNNNNNNNNNNNNNNNNNNNNNNNNNNNNNNNNNNNNNNNNNNNNNNNNNNNNNNNNNNNNNNNNNNNNNNNNNNNNNNNNNNNNNNNNNNNNNNNNNNNNNNNNNNNNNNNNNNNNNNNNNNNNNNNNNNNNNNNNNNNNNNNNNNNNNNNNNNNNNNNNNNNNNNNNNNNNNNNNNNNN
This window contains:
- the LOC107199290 gene encoding noelin-2-like, translated to MEVLDLRTFRDLQYVRNTEAMMKGLDSRLRVASESHKSLNSRSFQVPNSRFSRFSHPPKIPFPNCPIPSQVWYMDGYYKGRRVLEFRSLSDFISGQNFLQHLLPQPWAGTGHVVFNGSLYYNKFQSNLVIRYHFRSRSVLVQRSLHGAGFNNTFPYSWGGFSDMDFMVDENGLWVVYTTNQNAGNIVLSRLDPHSLEVLRTWDTAYPKRSAGESFMICGILYVTNSHLAGAKIYFAYHTNTSSYEYTDIPFHNQYSHISMLDYNPRERVLYTWNNGHQVIYNVTLFHVINTAGEL